From one Rhodamnia argentea isolate NSW1041297 chromosome 1, ASM2092103v1, whole genome shotgun sequence genomic stretch:
- the LOC115738829 gene encoding cytochrome P450 78A7-like, whose translation MADVGMMTMSKDGSSWWLLALPSPAFSSSSDRLLHDAYVLLPSLLLAFLALSLLTWALSPGGIAWTHGRNRMGPLPIPGPRGLPVFGSLLALRSLPHRALASAAASPDGAQLTAFSLGSTPAVVSSDPRTAREILSSPAFADRPLKRSARSLMFERAIGFAPAGAYWRLLRRVAASHLFAPRRVSAHGPARLRDCAAMAVRIAAEQKARGFVVLRDHLQLASLNSVMGSVFGKRYDAARDAEELEDLRSMVREGFELLGAFNWSDYVPWLRYVYDPFRVDERCARLVPRVKRFVGGIIADHRQKNNDCDDEVASDEADFVDVLLSLDGDEKLDEDDMVAILWEMIFRGTDTTALLTEWIMAELVLHPRVQEALREELADAASRAGGRVLTDADMAGLPYLQAVVKEGLRMHPPGPLLSWARLSTADVQLGNGMVVPAGTTAMVNMWAIARDPGVWEDPHSFRPERFLEHDVDVRGGDLRLAPFGSGRRVCPGKNLGLATVTMWVAELVRRFKWAENAGRPVDLSEVLKLSCEMKHPLHAVAVERNR comes from the exons ATGGCGGACGTGGGGATGATGACGATGAGCAAGGACGGTAGCAGCTGGTGGCTCCTCGCCCTCCCTTCCCctgccttctcctcctcctccgaccGCCTCCTTCACGATGCCTACGTCCTCCTTCCCTCCCTTCTCCTCGCCTTCctcgctctctccctcctcACTTGGGCCCTCTCCCCCGGCGGCATCGCCTGGACCCACGGCAGGAACCGCATGGGCCCTCTCCCCATCCCCGGGCCCCGTGGCCTCCCCGTCTTCGGCAGCCTCCTCGCCCTCCGCAGCCTCCCCCACCGCGCcctcgcctccgccgccgcctccccgGACGGTGCCCAGCTCACGGCCTTCAGCCTCGGGTCGACCCCGGCCGTCGTCTCCTCCGACCCGCGGACCGCCCGTGAGATCCTCTCCTCCCCCGCCTTCGCCGACCGCCCGCTCAAGCGCTCCGCCCGCAGCCTCATGTTCGAGCGGGCCATCGGGTTCGCCCCCGCCGGCGCCTACTGGCGGCTCCTCCGCCGCGTCGCCGCGTCCCACCTCTTCGCCCCGCGCCGCGTCTCGGCACACGGGCCGGCCCGCCTGCGCGACTGCGCCGCGATGGCGGTTCGCATCGCCGCCGAGCAGAAGGCCCGCGGCTTCGTGGTGCTCCGGGATCACCTTCAGCTGGCCTCGCTGAACAGCGTCATGGGGAGCGTGTTCGGGAAGCGATACGACGCCGCCCGCGACGCCGAAGAGCTCGAGGACCTGAGGTCGATGGTGAGGGAAGGGTTCGAGCTGCTGGGGGCGTTCAACTGGTCCGACTACGTGCCCTGGCTGCGCTACGTGTACGACCCGTTCCGCGTGGACGAGCGTTGCGCGAGGCTCGTCCCGAGAGTGAAACGTTTCGTCGGCGGCATCATCGCGGATCACCGGCAGAAGAATAACGACTGCGACGACGAGGTCGCCTCCGACGAGGCTGATTTTGTCGATGTCTTGCTCTCTCTGGATGGCGACGAGAAGCTCGATGAAGATGACATGGTCGCCATCTTATGG GAAATGATCTTCAGAGGCACGGACACGACGGCTCTGTTAACCGAGTGGATCATGGCCGAGCTGGTGTTGCACCCGCGAGTCCAAGAGGCGCTCCGGGAAGAGCTCGCCGACGCCGCCTCCCGCGCCGGCGGGAGAGTCCTGACCGACGCCGACATGGCCGGGCTGCCCTACCTGCAGGCCGTGGTCAAGGAAGGCCTGCGGATGCACCCTCCGGGCCCGCTCCTCTCGTGGGCACGGCTCTCCACGGCGGACGTCCAGCTCGGCAACGGGATGGTGGTCCCCGCCGGCACGACGGCCATGGTCAACATGTGGGCCATCGCGCGCGACCCTGGGGTCTGGGAGGACCCGCACTCGTTCCGGCCCGAGCGGTTCCTGGAGCACGACGTCGATGTGCGCGGGGGCGACCTGAGGCTCGCCCCGTTCGGGTCCGGACGCCGGGTCTGCCCTGGGAAGAATCTCGGCCTGGCAACGGTGACCATGTGGGTGGCCGAACTGGTGCGCCGCTTCAAGTGGGCGGAGAACGCGGGTCGCCCAGTCGACCTGAGCGAGGTCTTGAAGCTGTCCTGCGAGATGAAGCATCCCTTGCACGCGGTGGCCGTGGAGAGAAATCGATAA